In Colletotrichum destructivum chromosome 8, complete sequence, the following proteins share a genomic window:
- a CDS encoding Putative nucleolar GTP-binding protein has protein sequence MGTGKKEASRKVRQGKTGDGMGNVKVKGENFYRSAKRVRQLNMYKDGKPQRNADGEITKAASYQSRDIPTARIEPNRKWFGNTRVISQESLTAFRSAMAEKAADPYSVLLKSNKLPMSLIKDGSETNGLKKHQAKMTIETSSFGDTFGPKSQRKRVKIGAGSIADLAGEVDKDLDSYNDRLDQAKLLSGNSGAGPDGEDESHVTMSIEPIFNKGQSKRIWNELYRVLDSSDVVIHVLDARDPLGTRCRSVEKYLREEAPHKHLIFVLNKTDLVPTSVAARWVKYFSKDKPTLAMHSSLTNPFGKGSLIELLRQYAKLHSDRKQISVGLIGYPNVGKSSIVNTLRSKKVATVAPIPGETKVWQYITLTRKIYMIDCPGIVPPSQTDTPQDLLLRGVVRVENVDNPEQYIPAVLAKVKTHHMERTYELKGWNNHMEFLEMIARKSGRLLRKGEPDLDGVAKMVLNDFMRGKIPWFTPAPVEEEGAETSEGIEGRSGRLGEMPQKRKRAAADMAESVADTSMGPSSVGSDSDEEEDGDEFEGFNSGDDKPDGDKSLGEASEGVEDDSDDMIPLDEISDDDSESEDGGDGAASETSYNTSVKAISDRSASNASKKRRKT, from the exons ATGGGAACCGGAAAGAAAGAGGCGAGCCGAAAGGTTCGCCAGGGCAAGACCGGCGATGGCATGGGCAATGTCAAGGTGAAGGGCGAGAACTTCTATCG CTCTGCCAAGCGGGTGAGGCAACTCAATATGTACAAGGATGGCAAGCCCCAGcgcaacgccgacggcgagatcACCAAAGCCGCGTCGTACCAGAGCCGAGATATCCCTACCGCCCGGATCGAGCCCAACCGCAAGTGGTTCGGCAACACACGCGTCATCTCCCAGGAGAGCTTGACTGCGTTCCGTAGCGCCATGGCGGAGAAGGCCGCGGATCCCTACTCGGTCCTGCTGAAGAGCAACAAGTTGCCCATGTCGTTGATCAAGGACGGTTCAGAGACCAACGGCCTCAAGAAGCACCAGGCCAAGATGACGATTGAGACTTCTTCATTCGGAGATACATTCGGTCCCAAGTCGCAGAGGAAGCGCGTCAAGATTGGCGCCGGCTCCATTGCCGACttggccggcgaggtcgacaaggACCTTGACAGTTACAATGACCGCCTCGACCAAGCCAAGCTGCTCAGCGGAAACTCCGGGGCCGgcccggacggcgaggacgagagtCATGTCACCATGTCGATCGAGCCCATCTTCAACAAGGGTCAGAGCAAGCGTATCTGGAACGAGCTGTACCGCGTGCTCGACTCCTCAGACGTTGTTATCCACGTTCTGGACGCTCGCGACCCTCTGGGAACGAGGTGTCGAAGCGTCGAGAAGTACCTCCGCGAGGAGGCGCCCCACAAGCacctcatcttcgtcttgaACAAGACGGACTTGGTGCCTACGAGTGTTGCT GCCCGTTGGGTAAAATACTTCTCCAAGGACAAGCCTACGCTGGCCATGCACTCTAGTCTGACCAACCCCTTTGGTAAGGGTAGTCTGATTGAGCTCTTGAGACAGTATGCCAAGCTTCACAGCGACCGCAAGCAGATCTCAGTCGGTCTCATCGGCTACCCCAATGTCGGCAAGAGCAGTATCGTCAACACCCTGAGGAGTAAGAAGGTCGCCACCGTTGCTCCCATTCCTGGTGAAACCAAGGTGTGGCAGTACATCACCCTCACTCGCAAGATTT ACATGATTGACTGTCCCGGTATCGTTCCGCCGTCGCAGACTGACACCCCTCAGGACTTGCTCCTCCGAGGCGTTGTTCGTGTTGAGAACGTCGACAATCCGGAGCAGTATATCCCAGCtgtcctcgccaaggtcaagaCGCACCACATGGAAAGGACATATGAGCTCAAGGGTTGGAACAATCACATGGAGTTCCTTGAGATGATTGCACGAAAGAGCGGTCGTCTGCTGAGGAAGGGAGAGCCCGACCTGGACGGAGTCGCCAAGATGGTACTCAACGACTTCATGCGTGGAAAGATCCCTTGGTTCACTCCTGCTCctgtcgaagaggagggtgCAGAGACGAGCGAGGGCATCGAGGGACGTAGCGGCAGACTTGGTGAGATGCCTCAGAAGCGAAAGCGCGCCGCAGCAGACATGGCCGAGAGTGTCGCCGACACTTCTATGGGTCCTTCTTCTGTTGGCAGTgacagcgacgaggaagaggacggcgacgagttTGAAGGTTTCAACTCTGGCGATGACAAGCCCGATGGTGATAAGTCCTTGGGTGAGGCATCGGAGGGTGTTGAAGACGATTCCGACGACATGATACCGCTCGACGAAATATCAGACGATGACTCAGAGAGCGAAGATGGCGGTGACGGGGCGGCATCGGAGACGAGCTACAACACGTCCGTCAAGGCCATCTCGGACCGCAGTGCCAGCAACGCCTccaagaagaggagaaagacCTGA